DNA from Aggregatimonas sangjinii:
GCAAACGAAATGGTAGTAGCACTTCGTGAACAGGATACGAAAAAACTTGAACGAAAACTCCGGAGAGCGAAAGAACCCTCGGAAATACTAAGACTAATCGAGGAATTTACATCCAAAGCAGCCGAGAAATGAGAAGAAGTACATCGGTCTATATCTCTTTAGTGTACCTTCTTTTGGGCATGTTCGGTACCGCTTGGTCTCAGGAAGAGGAAAGGGAAGTACTTCCTTTGGAATCGAATTATAAAGACCCGACCACCAAAGTCTGGTTCAATACCTATGGGAAAATACGTGTCGCCAAGCGCTTTTTTTGGGATGCGCAAACACATTTTCGATTTCAAGAAACCGAAGCAACACCATTTATCGGGCAAATCGCCCAAGTTTACAACAGGCACGCACTTGCCTATATTTACAACAAAAAAATAAATTTTAGTCTTGGTGGGGTAGTGCGAATCAATTTCAATACCGATGAAGCCTCCGAAGACCGAAATGTGGTTCCCGAATGGCGTATTTGGCACCAGTATCAGTTTGCCATGCCCTTATACAGTGCGATGCTTTACCATCGTATTCGTATTGAACATCGATGGACACAGGGATTCGCCGAGAATAGTGAATACATTTATAGAAACCGATGGCGGTATATGTTTCGGGCCAAAATTCCATTGAATGCACACAAATTAAAGCCAAAAGTCTTTTATCTTTCGCCAGAGGCGGAATTGATCATGCAAAGTGGAAAGGCAGTGGTCGCAAGTCCAATGGAAGATCTTCGACTCACAACTACTCTGGGCTATATCGCGACCCCAAGGTTGACTTTCGCGGCAGGCTTAATGTATTCTCAGGGTCAGGATTTAGCCAACGGTGGCAACTACAAACAAAGTTGGACAATGCGTTTTCATATGTATTATTCCCCTGATTTTAGAAAGGTACGAAACAAGTTGCCGGAAATACATCTCGACGATTAATATGCAAACGGCCTAATCTTGTAAAAGCAAAGCCATGAAAAAAAGAACTTTCATTCCTTACCTCCTTTTCGTGCTGGCCGCTGTTGCCGTTTTGGTATTGATGTTCAAAACTAGATCGCTACAGCAAAAAGTGGATAAAAATAGAGAAGTACAAGACTCATTGACGACGAAAATAACGGATTACGAGGCCGTTTTTCAGGTCGACTCTATGCTGATCGATGGCGATTACAATCAGGCTTTGCAATCGTATTCTGAAAATTTAGGTGCGATACAGGACGGCAAATCGATTCTTCCTTTGCGCATTGCCGTAGCCGAGAAAATGAAACAGTTAAATAGGGGAGCAAATTTCAATTCAAGCGGAGTTCCCGACGACCGAGATACCTTAGCAGTACCGAATACCGCTGGAAAACTGGGTGTACGTCAAGCTGATTCACTAAGTTTCGCATTAGAAAAGGCAAAAGTTGAATTAAACAATTTGCGAAGGCAATTACAACTGAAATCTTTTGGGGAATATCTTACTTTCAAGAGCAAGAAAGGAAATTTGTTGCACTACGTAGGGCAGGTAAAGAACGGTCAGGCCAATGGTACGGGTATCGCGATATTGGATACGGGAAGCCGATACGAGGGCGAATGGAAGAACAATCAACGCTCCGGAAGGGGTATTTTCTATTGGGCCGATGGGCAGCATTACGAGGGGAGCTATGCCAACGACATGAGAAATGGGCTGGGTACCTACTATTGGCCCAACAAGGAAAAATACGTAGGCCAATGGAAAAATGATAAGCGCGATGGCCAAGGCGCTTTCTATGGTGCCGATGGCAAAGTAGTGGCCAAGGGCATTTGGAAAGCCGATAAGCTGGAGAAAGACGATAAAGACGGTTAGAACGACAATCCCCTGACCCCGTTGCATACACCGTAGCATATCCTATTCTGCTTTCCTTTGAATACTGATCAGAGCCTATTCAAAATTCGTATTGATTATTCCCCCTGACCTCTACAAATTCGTACTCCTATATTTTTTTACCATCAGATTTGTTGAGCATATCGAACTTCAGGAATTCCATATAATCCAGCAATAAGTAATAAGGTTTCGTTAAAGCGCTTTATTTTTGTTTAATATTATTTAATTTTGATTAAACAATATGATGAAAGCAATTCTACTCATCCTAACGCTAAGTTTTATGTACCAAGAAACTTCCTTGATTATCTGTGATTTTAGTAATGACGAAGTCGTTAAAAATTGGTACGTGGTCGATGATGGGGTAATGGGTGGATTGTCCGAAGGGTCTTTCAATAGCACGTCAGCAGGAAACGCGCTATATTCCGGTACGGTGCGTACTGAAAATAATGGCGGATTTTCTTCGGTACGCTATGGTTTTAAGACGAAGGATGTTTCGAACTATAAAACCGTAAAACTTCGATTGAAAGGCGATGGAAAATCATATCAGTTTCGAGTAAAGGCAGATCGGGATACACGGTATTCCTACATCAATAGCTTTGAGACTTCTGGCGAGTGGGAGACGATTTCACTATCCCTGGCGTCCTTTTATCCGAGTTTCCGGGGAAATCGATTGAACAAACCTAATTTTGGTGGTGATACGATGGAAGAAATCGCGATACTGATCGGGAATAAAACAAAGGAGTCGTTTTCGCTTGAAATCGAAAAAGTCTATTTGGAATAGCAAAAGCGCTGAACGGAATTAATGATATCCATATTAAACCATTTAAAATAAGGAAGAAATGAATTACATTACTATCGCATTACAATGTATAGTTGCTATAAGCATACTCAATGTTTGGCTGGTTCAAAATAAAAAGGCCACACAATGGCGCGGAGGAAATGCCACGACGATTATCGAGGAATTCGAAGTGTACGGTCTTCCCGTATGGATGTGCTATGTTATAGGAACTTTAAAGGTTTTATTTGCCCTGGGGCTTATCGCAGCTATCTGGTACCCGGAACTCAAAGAGCCCTCGGCAATAGGACTTGCCGTTCTTTTGATGGGATCTATTGCTATGCACATCAAAATAAGCGACCCCATAAAAAAGTCTTTCCCGGCGTTCTTGTTTCTATGCATGTGCGTATATATCGCTTTTTCCGATAAGATCGTACTTTCATAAAGTGTCTACCAAGCCCACTCCTATAAAGGCATTTATTACCGCATAGATTAGCGAAGGCGCGGCTTGCAGGACTGTATCCCTTATCTTCAGGCGTACTACGAATCCGCAGGCCATCAACAAGCAAAGACCTACGGCGGCAGCGAACTGTAGATTGGGAGAGTAAAAATATCCAAAAATCAAGCCTAAGGCACCTGCCAATTGTAGTACCCCGACAATTCTTCTGAACGCTGCAAGTCCATACCTTTCAAACTCTTTCTTCATTTGTGGTGCTACAAAACAGCCAAGCCCGAAAAATAAAAAGGATATTGCAGAGAAAAATGTTAAGACTGAAAGTGTCGTCATTGGCTAAATATTACAAGGTCATTCTACATAAGTGTAGAGAAACGAGTTACTATGAATTCATACGGTATTCTCCACAACGCTTTTGAGCTGTCCAATGTAAACAACATTAGCTGCTTATATTTTATTTTTTTGTTTAATCTTATGTTAAATTAATTAAACAAAAATAATTTCACAGTATCTTCGAGACTTAATTAAAACAAATTACACCTATGAACACATTTAAAACACTTGGTATTTTCGCTTTTGCATTATTGGTCACGTCCTGTGGCGAAAAGAAAAAAGAAATGCCAGCCGAAGAGCCAGTTGAGGAAACGACTGAAATGGAAACTATGGAAGAGACCGGTCCGAATATCGTTGAAGTTGCTGCCGGCAATGATGCATTTTCGACCTTGGTTGCCGCGGTGAAAGCTGCAGAATTGGTAGAGACGCTAAGTGGCGACGGACCTTTCACGGTATTTGCACCGACAAACGATGCTTTTTCAAAATTACCCGAAGGCACGGTCGATAATCTTTTGTTGCCGGAAAGTAAAGATGCTTTGACCGGAATTCTTACTTACCACGTCGTTTCCGGAAAATATGAGGCCGCGGCCGTGATCGAAGCGATAAATGCAAATGATGGAAAATTTACGGTTCCTACCGTTCAAGGAGGAAGCATCGATTTGAGTCTAAAGGACGGCAATGTGATGTTGACCGATGCTAAAGGAGGCATGTCTACCGTTGTAATCGCCGATGTTGCGGCTTCCAATGGCGTAATTCACGCTTTGGATACCGTGGTGATGCCGGAGTAAAAACTACGCTATGAATTAGAGTTTAAAAAGCCACTGCCTTGTGCAATGGCTTTTTGCCGTATAGAGTGCTTTGAAAGCAGCTATTTTAGCAAACTTTCCGTTGAATTGAAAAGTTTATCGGTTAATTGGCTATTAATCAAATTAATGGCGTCACCTTTGCATTTCACAATAGTATATTAATTTAATTACATTAAAAATGAATAAAGGAACAGTAAAATTTTTCAACGACACAAAAGGTTTTGGTTTTATCACCGAAGAAGGAGTTGAAAAAGACCACTTTGTGCACATTTCCGGCTTGATAGATGAAATTCGTGAAGGCGATGAAGTTGAATTTGATCTTCAAGAAGGCAACAAAGGCTTAAATGCAGTAAACGTAAAAGTTATTTAATATACTTTTCAAGTTTAGCAAGAACCCATTCTCTAACCGGAGAATGGGTTTTTCGTTTTAGGTGCCGATTGTTTTGGCCCGTTCCATAAAGTACGACTCGAAGCGTTTTAATTTTGGATTTAGTTTTTCGGAGTACAATACATACTGGCATTTTGGAATACTCTGTGTAATGGATAGTATGGCGTTCCAGTCCGATTTTTGAAGCAGGAATTCCGCATCGTCTACACTGAACAATAACAATTGCGAGATACTTACCCCGTTCAATAAAAACAACTTGTTCATGTTCTTAGGGGTGGTGATCAAGATATCCACACCTTCGAAAATTTCCGATTTCTGGATATCGATATGCAAGGCTTCGTATCCGACATACACCCGTAACGAAGTGTGTTTGGCGAAGTTCAAGAATGCACGGTATAGCTCCAAGGCCTTTTCTTTATTTTCGACCAAAACGACCGCTCTCGGTGCATTCCCCACTGCCTCGCATTTTAACTTTTGTAGGGTCGTCAGGATTAATGTGGTTGTTTTCCCAGCGCTTACGGAGGCCGTACAAAACACATTGACACCACTTTTTATGACCGGAATGCTGCGTTCCTGAAAAGGGGTGGCGTTTGTTATTTCCAAACGTGCTAAGGCTTCAAGTATATCGGGTTGCAATTTTTTAAACGGCATGGAAATGGATGAATTGATTTTTTCAGAGTGTATGAAACCTTCACTACCGCAAATATACCACCCAAAACCGGATAAAGATTGTGATGCATGATGGACATACCATGGTCTATCGCGCCAGTTGAACAAATTGTGGATTTGCTGTGTAGATATAGCATATGACTATCGTTTGGCATTCGATAAGAGTTACGGTTTGGCAAGCTGAGCCTACCACCTAAAAAGCAAGAGCCGACTTTTTTCAAGTCGGCTCTGTTGCTGCGAATATTCTTGTTTGCGTCTATAAATAGGCTTTTAAAACCTGATTCTGCGATCTATTACGTAGGATGCGGATTGCTTTTTCCCTGATTTGTCGTACCCTTTCACGGGTAATGTCAAAAAGTTCACCGATTTCGCTTAGACTCTTTGGGTGTCTTTCACCGATACCGTAATACAGTTTGATGATTTCACCCTCCCGTTCGGGAAGCGACTTCAATGCCAATTCGATATCGGTAGTCAGGGAATCCTTCATCATTTTCTCATCCGGCCTGTTGGCATCTTTCGACTGTATGACATTATATAGGTTGGAGGATTCGCCTTCCGAAAAAGGGGCATCCATAGAGAGATGTTTTCCGGAATTTTTCATCGCCAATTTCACCTGTGCGGCACTCATATCGAGCTCCCTAGCAATTTCCACTGCACTTGGTGGGCGTTGGTAGGTTTGCTCCAATGAGGAATAGACTTTCTTGATTTTACTGATTTCACCGATTTTATTCAAGGGAAGACGTACCATTCGGGATTGTTCGGACATGGCCTGTAGTATGCTTTGACGAATCCACCATACGGCATAGGAAATAAACTTAAATCCCCGTGTCTCATCAAAGCGCTTGGCAGCTTTGACCAATCCGATATTGCCTTCGTTAATCAAATCGGAAAGGCGTATACCGCTTCCTTGGTACTGTTTTGCGGCGGAAACCACAAATCGCAAATTGGCATTTACTAATTTATTAAGGGCAACTTGATCTCCTTCACGTATTCTAACGGCCAGTTCTACTTCCTCCTCCGCGGTAATTAAATCTATCTTCGATATTTCTTGAAAGTACTTTTCTAATGATTTGGTGTCTCTGTTTGTGATTTGTTTCGTGATCTTTAATTGCCTCATATATATCTTTAGGTTTAAATTATGTTCTAATAACTTAAGAAAATTTAGCGAAAAACCTAATAAAAGGGGATTTTCTTTCCATTTTAGGCCGTTTTTGACTAAAAATGACGCAAAAAGGCGGATTTTTTACTCAAATTGTCTTCGCATGCACAAAATTGATTTTTATGTGGTTGAGGCCAATAATCAAAGCTAATGTTCTAGGGAAAACTGATTTCTAAAGCGCATCGGAATCGATCAAACAGCTCACAGGGTAGTGGTCCGAGGCTGTCGGGAACGCTTTATAAAAGGGAACGGGCTTCCCGCCATCTTCGCCCGGGAGGGATTTGCTGATCGTTCCTTCCGTAATCCAATCGGTATCCGTTCGGGAATAGAGGATATGGTCGATCCACACTTTACGGTATTTTCCAGTGAAAATGGGATCTCGAAAACTGGTAGTCGATAAGCTGCGGAAGTCCAATTCCTCCCGATTTTCAGCATCCAAGGCATCGAATACCGCATTGCCGAGACAGAGGTTCGGATGCCAGACGGAACCCATCAAGCTTTCAATACCGCTTGATTGTAGTCTCATTTCACTGGTATCGAAACCGGGCCCATCATTGATGTCGCCACAAACAATCAAAGGAATGTCTTTGGTGGCATTGTCCTGCAGGTATTTGTTTAAAAAATGCTGTCGCAATTGAAAGCATTGGGCAACGATTTTCTTCCGGTTGCCATCGGCTCTCGACCACCATTTCGACCATTCCAGCGCATTTCCAAAAATGCCCTTACTTTTTAAATGTAGGCCAAGAACCCGGAATTCCTTTCCGTTCTTTAGGTGAATCGTCGCATAAATGGGGGTTCGCTCGAATTTGTGCACTTCATCCAAGCCATCACTATCCGTATCCATTTGAAATTCGTTGGTCGCCAAGCGTAAAGATTCGGCCTCATCATTCGTTTTTACATCATACCACGTCAACGGCACGTCGGCAAAGTTAGCCCTATCGGTTCTTACCGCTATCCCCAAACTTTGGGCACCGGAGGGTTGCACAGCGCATTTCCAATCGCCGTTTACGTTAGGGTCGTCAAAGAAAAGCTGTAGTTCGCTCACCTGATTTGGCCCTTCCACGATCACCCAAATATCCGAATCGATATGGTTCAGGATTCCGCTTAAATCTTCGCGACGCGCTTTGATCAGGTGTTTGCTTCGGTATCCCTTGTCGTCATCCGCCCTGAATCGTGGCGGATCGCCCTCGAACAATTCGTTCATCCATTCCATATTCCATACCGAAAATTTGACCTTACCCATACCTGTATCCCTAAATTATTTTAAAAACCGACTTGCCCATGGTGTATCGATTGCCCCATCGCATATATCAATTACTTGCTTGCACCCGCGTGATGCAAATGGCTATCACCGAATGGTCGTTCTATAAACGCTATTTCTAAAAATAAGACTTTTATGGTCAATTACCCACGTCCTATGAATGCCAATATGGAGTACTGACTTGCGAACCTACTCCTTCGGACCATACAAGATGGACTTTTTAGGTCGACTCTGATGCGGATTTTGACCAAAACGATATCTGAACCACTTGTAATCCCAATTTCACATTAGGTTGGGTCAAGTAGGTCACCCAGACAAAATCAATAGCGTTGAGGGCGAAGTGTACCGTAATAAAATAGATATGCTCCAATACACTTGAAGAAGAGTATTTTGGTAAAGGAGCAAACTGATTAGAAACACTTGCATGCCGCTGGATATCATCCAGCAAATTGTTATAAAAATATTGTAATTGGCTACGAATAGTATTAAATTTAACAGCAGCTCCAAATAGGAGCTGTTTTTATGACTAATTTTTAACTAATAACATTTTATCTATTATGAAGTACACATTAAAAAGTTCCCTACGTTTAATTGGTTGCGGTCTGGTTTTCGGCAGTTTATCCCTAACATCCTGTTCTGAGGAAGCCTTACCAGAGGAAACACTTTCCGCACCCGATGCACAAGAATTAACTCTTGCATTAAAAGCACCCTCCGCCGATCCGATCATCATTAATGATTTGGGTACCGATGCCCTAAAAACGACCGAGGCACCCGGTATTGACCGTGGGCGATTCAATATTACCTTGAGTTACCTATTGCCCCCAACGCCGAGACAAGTCGAGGTTTTTGAAGCTGCGGCCGCGCGCTGGGAAAAAATCATTATCAAAGACGAGCCGTCGTTCACAGGTTCGATTCCTTCAGCTTTTGAAGGCTTTCCACCGTTGGTAGACGAGGGTGTTGTCGATGATATTATTATTGAGGTAGCCTTGGCACCAATTGACGGACCTGGTAATGTTCTTGGCCAGGCCGGACCACGTTTTGTACGTACCGATGACTTCTTGACACTGTCAGGAATTATGTTCTTTGACGTGGCCGACCTTGACTTTTTAGAGGAATTGGATTTGTTCGAGGAAGTAATCGTTCATGAAATGGGCCACGTTCTGGGTGTGGGTACCCTTTGGAATGTCGCGCCTTTCGGTTTTGACAGAACACTACGAGGAGGCTCCGATGAAGCGCCTTACTTCCTAGGTAAAAAAGCCAATGTTTTCTGGAACGCCGAGGGCGGCACTTTAGAATTGCCAATTGAAGGTGATTTTGGTCCTGGAACACGATTCGGACACTGGGATGAAGCAGCGTTGGACAATGAATTGATGACAGGTTTCCTGAATTTAGGCGATAACCCACTCAGTAGAATCACAGCAGGTTCGATGAAAGATTTGGGGTATGGTTCAGCCTCTGTTGGGGAGTCTTATGACCTGCCAAAAGGAACCGCTGGTGTAGCAGCCAAAGGGTCTACATCTGGTGAAGGACTTCATATCGCTGCAATGGAAGAACTATTGCAACCGGTTGGCTTTGTGAACATGAAGAAATAGAAAATAGAGAACCGATTACTTTTCATGCGGTACGCATTGAAAAGTCTGAAGAAAAAAGCTTGTAACGACTAAACGGTTGTTTTACAAGCTTTTTTTTGCCAAGGTATTTCCGAAATCACCAAATAGCTATTGTAATTGCTGATCCATCTACCGGTAGGCCACTGTACGAAATGAGAATATATTGCCAAATCATATCGATTTTGGGTAGTTCATCGAATATGCGGTATAAAAGGTAGGGTAGGGGCGTTCTCCTTTGTTTAAGGGTGCTGAGACCTCTTATTTTGAGGCTCGTCCAAATACATCTTAAATATTTAACCTATGAAATCCAATTTTATTTCCATTGCAATTATTGTTTTCGGTTTCCTGTTCATCAGTTGCTCAAACAGCGAGAATCCCAATGATTATGGCCGATTAAAGGTACAGCTAACCGACGCACCGTTTCCACATGACTTGGTTGCAGAGGCCAATGTGACTATTTTCAAAGTCGATGCCCGTTACAAAGGTGATGTTGCGCTTGATATGCAAGCTATGGACAGTACCGATGTGCTCATTGAAACCGATCAGGGAAATCCTTTCGTAGTGCTCATGGAAAATGAAGTGCAGGTTAACCTTTTGGAGTTGACCAATGGCATTACCACCACCTTGGTAGATACCGATGTACCCGTCGGGTCGTATGATCTGATCAGGGTCTATGTAAAGGGAATCAACGTCGTTCTGACCGATGGAACCGTTTTTAATTTGGATGTCCCCAGTGGTGCACAATCGGGCATCAAGGTTTTTATCAAACCTGGATTGATAGTGAATGGCGGGCTCTCTTCCGACCTGCTGCTTGATTTTGATGTGAGCAAATCGTTCGTTCAAAAATCAGGTGGTTTCAACTTTAAACCCGTAATCAAAGCAAGCAACTTATCCACGGCAGGAACCTTAATGGGTACCGTTACGGCGATGGAACAAGATGCCCTTGAGGGTATTGAAGGTGCTCAGGTAGCGGTCTTCATTGCCGACACCTTAAATACGACCACTTTTTCCGATATTGACGGAGGTTACATGCTCATGGGCTTGGAAGCCGGTTCCTACCGTGTAGAAGTAGAAAAAGATGGCTATAGCATGCAAACGGTGGATGATATTCAAATCAATGCCGCGAATAAAACGACCCAAGATTTTGAATTGGTCTTAGAAGAATAGTAGCACAAACAAAAAAGGATAAAAGCGGGATAATTATCCCGCTTTTTTTGTGTTTAAATAGGAAGCACCTCATACTTAGTTCGCCAATTTCAATCCTATGAACAAAAATATTGTCATTTTATGCCTCATACTCTGTACAGCTTGTAGCAAAACCATGGAAATCAATACCAACGCAAATTTTGAAGCGGTTGTACTTCCAGATGGTTCACAAGTATACCTGAACCACGACAGCACGATTTCCTATGAAGAGCATTTCGATCCGAGAACGGTATCCCTCAGTGGGGAAGCATTCTTCATTGTGGTTTCCGATACATCCGATTTTACGGTGACCACAAAACATGGTACCGTGAAGGTTTTAGGCACGGAATTCAATGTGAAAACCACCTCAAAGCAGCTGGCCGTTGATGTCAAACAAGGACTGGTCGCCTTGAAAACCGAGTACGAGACGAGTAAGGTGAAGAAGGGTATCAAAGCCATCTATAAAGATGGGGAACAAGCTGTTCAACACATCAAATCGAACCGGGAATACCGAAAATGGATACGCTCCTTAAAAAAAGAATTTAGAACATTAGGCAATGAGGTGAAACCGATTCTCAATGAAATAGGCAGTGAACTTGAAAAAGCCGGGGAAAAAATCGGTAATGAATTTAAAAATTAGGCTTCATCAAGGGTTTATCGGGATGTAGGCCAGAGCGCTAGAAAATATGTGCTAACCGTTTCGGATGCCATTCTGAAGAGTATCTGAAATCGGATAGTGCTGGCCGCCCGGCAAAAGGTCTCTTAAGTGTGTTTTCAAGGAATGATCTAGGGTTACGGTCGTTTTACTGGCTTGCTAAAAAAGATAGCATCTTTTCGTTTACCGTTTCCGCTTGATCAATCGATAAAAAATGTCCTGAATTTCGGATTACTTCTCCCGTCCCGTTCGGAAGCGTGTTCGCAATTTCGATGGTTTTATCCGCATTGATCATATCGTCATCGCCGATTAATA
Protein-coding regions in this window:
- a CDS encoding DUF2490 domain-containing protein produces the protein MRRSTSVYISLVYLLLGMFGTAWSQEEEREVLPLESNYKDPTTKVWFNTYGKIRVAKRFFWDAQTHFRFQETEATPFIGQIAQVYNRHALAYIYNKKINFSLGGVVRINFNTDEASEDRNVVPEWRIWHQYQFAMPLYSAMLYHRIRIEHRWTQGFAENSEYIYRNRWRYMFRAKIPLNAHKLKPKVFYLSPEAELIMQSGKAVVASPMEDLRLTTTLGYIATPRLTFAAGLMYSQGQDLANGGNYKQSWTMRFHMYYSPDFRKVRNKLPEIHLDD
- a CDS encoding MORN repeat-containing protein — translated: MKKRTFIPYLLFVLAAVAVLVLMFKTRSLQQKVDKNREVQDSLTTKITDYEAVFQVDSMLIDGDYNQALQSYSENLGAIQDGKSILPLRIAVAEKMKQLNRGANFNSSGVPDDRDTLAVPNTAGKLGVRQADSLSFALEKAKVELNNLRRQLQLKSFGEYLTFKSKKGNLLHYVGQVKNGQANGTGIAILDTGSRYEGEWKNNQRSGRGIFYWADGQHYEGSYANDMRNGLGTYYWPNKEKYVGQWKNDKRDGQGAFYGADGKVVAKGIWKADKLEKDDKDG
- a CDS encoding CIA30 family protein, with amino-acid sequence MMKAILLILTLSFMYQETSLIICDFSNDEVVKNWYVVDDGVMGGLSEGSFNSTSAGNALYSGTVRTENNGGFSSVRYGFKTKDVSNYKTVKLRLKGDGKSYQFRVKADRDTRYSYINSFETSGEWETISLSLASFYPSFRGNRLNKPNFGGDTMEEIAILIGNKTKESFSLEIEKVYLE
- a CDS encoding DoxX family protein; its protein translation is MNYITIALQCIVAISILNVWLVQNKKATQWRGGNATTIIEEFEVYGLPVWMCYVIGTLKVLFALGLIAAIWYPELKEPSAIGLAVLLMGSIAMHIKISDPIKKSFPAFLFLCMCVYIAFSDKIVLS
- a CDS encoding DoxX family protein — translated: MTTLSVLTFFSAISFLFFGLGCFVAPQMKKEFERYGLAAFRRIVGVLQLAGALGLIFGYFYSPNLQFAAAVGLCLLMACGFVVRLKIRDTVLQAAPSLIYAVINAFIGVGLVDTL
- a CDS encoding fasciclin domain-containing protein — its product is MNTFKTLGIFAFALLVTSCGEKKKEMPAEEPVEETTEMETMEETGPNIVEVAAGNDAFSTLVAAVKAAELVETLSGDGPFTVFAPTNDAFSKLPEGTVDNLLLPESKDALTGILTYHVVSGKYEAAAVIEAINANDGKFTVPTVQGGSIDLSLKDGNVMLTDAKGGMSTVVIADVAASNGVIHALDTVVMPE
- a CDS encoding cold-shock protein; its protein translation is MNKGTVKFFNDTKGFGFITEEGVEKDHFVHISGLIDEIREGDEVEFDLQEGNKGLNAVNVKVI
- a CDS encoding DEAD/DEAH box helicase; the protein is MPFKKLQPDILEALARLEITNATPFQERSIPVIKSGVNVFCTASVSAGKTTTLILTTLQKLKCEAVGNAPRAVVLVENKEKALELYRAFLNFAKHTSLRVYVGYEALHIDIQKSEIFEGVDILITTPKNMNKLFLLNGVSISQLLLFSVDDAEFLLQKSDWNAILSITQSIPKCQYVLYSEKLNPKLKRFESYFMERAKTIGT
- a CDS encoding RNA polymerase sigma factor RpoD/SigA, which codes for MRQLKITKQITNRDTKSLEKYFQEISKIDLITAEEEVELAVRIREGDQVALNKLVNANLRFVVSAAKQYQGSGIRLSDLINEGNIGLVKAAKRFDETRGFKFISYAVWWIRQSILQAMSEQSRMVRLPLNKIGEISKIKKVYSSLEQTYQRPPSAVEIARELDMSAAQVKLAMKNSGKHLSMDAPFSEGESSNLYNVIQSKDANRPDEKMMKDSLTTDIELALKSLPEREGEIIKLYYGIGERHPKSLSEIGELFDITRERVRQIREKAIRILRNRSQNQVLKAYL
- a CDS encoding endonuclease/exonuclease/phosphatase family protein, which gives rise to MGKVKFSVWNMEWMNELFEGDPPRFRADDDKGYRSKHLIKARREDLSGILNHIDSDIWVIVEGPNQVSELQLFFDDPNVNGDWKCAVQPSGAQSLGIAVRTDRANFADVPLTWYDVKTNDEAESLRLATNEFQMDTDSDGLDEVHKFERTPIYATIHLKNGKEFRVLGLHLKSKGIFGNALEWSKWWSRADGNRKKIVAQCFQLRQHFLNKYLQDNATKDIPLIVCGDINDGPGFDTSEMRLQSSGIESLMGSVWHPNLCLGNAVFDALDAENREELDFRSLSTTSFRDPIFTGKYRKVWIDHILYSRTDTDWITEGTISKSLPGEDGGKPVPFYKAFPTASDHYPVSCLIDSDAL
- a CDS encoding leishmanolysin-related zinc metalloendopeptidase, which encodes MKYTLKSSLRLIGCGLVFGSLSLTSCSEEALPEETLSAPDAQELTLALKAPSADPIIINDLGTDALKTTEAPGIDRGRFNITLSYLLPPTPRQVEVFEAAAARWEKIIIKDEPSFTGSIPSAFEGFPPLVDEGVVDDIIIEVALAPIDGPGNVLGQAGPRFVRTDDFLTLSGIMFFDVADLDFLEELDLFEEVIVHEMGHVLGVGTLWNVAPFGFDRTLRGGSDEAPYFLGKKANVFWNAEGGTLELPIEGDFGPGTRFGHWDEAALDNELMTGFLNLGDNPLSRITAGSMKDLGYGSASVGESYDLPKGTAGVAAKGSTSGEGLHIAAMEELLQPVGFVNMKK
- a CDS encoding DUF4382 domain-containing protein is translated as MKSNFISIAIIVFGFLFISCSNSENPNDYGRLKVQLTDAPFPHDLVAEANVTIFKVDARYKGDVALDMQAMDSTDVLIETDQGNPFVVLMENEVQVNLLELTNGITTTLVDTDVPVGSYDLIRVYVKGINVVLTDGTVFNLDVPSGAQSGIKVFIKPGLIVNGGLSSDLLLDFDVSKSFVQKSGGFNFKPVIKASNLSTAGTLMGTVTAMEQDALEGIEGAQVAVFIADTLNTTTFSDIDGGYMLMGLEAGSYRVEVEKDGYSMQTVDDIQINAANKTTQDFELVLEE
- a CDS encoding FecR family protein, with the protein product MNKNIVILCLILCTACSKTMEINTNANFEAVVLPDGSQVYLNHDSTISYEEHFDPRTVSLSGEAFFIVVSDTSDFTVTTKHGTVKVLGTEFNVKTTSKQLAVDVKQGLVALKTEYETSKVKKGIKAIYKDGEQAVQHIKSNREYRKWIRSLKKEFRTLGNEVKPILNEIGSELEKAGEKIGNEFKN